In one window of Zhongshania aliphaticivorans DNA:
- a CDS encoding TonB-dependent receptor, with protein sequence MTCIDTTARPKRNMLAHAIGIAIASSTLPAIAAEEAQETLPAVKIESSVITPYKTEKASSPQYTQKLADTPKTISVVPEQVLRDQAVTSLRDALRNVSGITMQAGEGGAAAGDNLSIRGFDATNDLYVDGVRDIGSYSRDTFNLEQIEVTKGPSSAVSGRGSAGGSVNLVSKEAQFDDFKRATVMVGNDSQLRATADINGTLSESLAGRINLMTQDSGVPGRDVTENKGSGFAGALTYLLSDKTRISGGVSYLDQDNIPDGGVPLLTNANGDRYLDEATAENYYGVENRDYDKNEITTLKLAIDHDFSENLSLRNQTFIGATETSAAITRPSYDSTTGEARRGSAKARDEDRDIISNQTTLRADFTSGNVGHNLVVGMDLTQEEYVRYQMLQIDDSAANVDLYNPVTDDPYNGSITRTGGKQTGTFDAISLYANDTLTFTPKWMLTLGVRIEDYEQEYSQNYSSTNRDGSVTAPFTYDANDTLISWNAAITYKPAENGSIYLGVGNAQTPLGSNLTLSSDEQDLDAEEDQVVELGTKWELFNDKVLANAALFRSVKTNASTTDVDNDDVIVLEGEQIVQGLELGINGAITDQWAIIANYTYTDSEITESGDPTEEGEVIYNTPEHSASLWTTYQLDRAWQVGGGLQYIGDYQNGSTTELDAVTLVNATASFQATKNLKLQLNANNLTDEKYLLKPRGSRGVPGTGKSVTVTASLEF encoded by the coding sequence GTGACCTGTATTGATACTACAGCAAGACCAAAACGCAATATGCTTGCCCACGCCATCGGGATTGCCATTGCAAGTAGCACATTACCTGCAATAGCTGCAGAAGAAGCGCAAGAAACCTTACCTGCAGTCAAAATCGAATCAAGCGTTATCACACCTTACAAAACAGAAAAAGCCTCTTCTCCGCAATATACCCAAAAGCTCGCAGACACCCCCAAAACCATCAGCGTCGTTCCAGAACAAGTCTTACGTGACCAAGCGGTCACGAGCTTACGCGACGCGCTTCGCAACGTGTCTGGTATTACAATGCAAGCAGGTGAAGGTGGCGCTGCAGCCGGTGACAACCTCAGTATTCGTGGTTTTGATGCAACCAATGACTTATATGTAGACGGCGTTAGAGATATTGGCTCTTATAGCCGTGACACTTTCAACTTAGAACAAATTGAAGTGACCAAGGGGCCCTCTTCTGCCGTAAGTGGACGTGGCTCAGCCGGTGGCTCTGTCAATTTAGTTAGCAAGGAAGCCCAGTTTGATGACTTTAAACGTGCCACCGTTATGGTAGGTAACGACAGTCAACTTCGAGCTACCGCAGATATTAACGGTACCTTATCCGAGTCTTTAGCAGGCCGCATCAACTTGATGACTCAAGACAGCGGCGTACCTGGGCGTGATGTGACAGAAAACAAAGGTAGCGGTTTCGCGGGTGCTCTAACCTATTTACTGTCAGATAAAACTCGCATTAGCGGTGGTGTTTCTTATTTAGACCAAGACAACATCCCCGACGGTGGTGTGCCCTTATTAACTAACGCCAATGGCGACCGATATTTAGATGAGGCAACTGCTGAAAATTATTACGGGGTAGAAAATCGCGACTACGATAAAAACGAAATCACCACGTTAAAGCTTGCGATTGATCACGACTTCAGCGAAAACCTAAGCCTCCGTAACCAAACATTTATAGGCGCAACCGAAACCTCAGCGGCAATCACCCGCCCAAGTTACGACTCCACAACCGGTGAAGCACGACGTGGCTCAGCAAAAGCACGTGACGAAGATCGCGATATTATTTCTAACCAAACCACATTACGTGCAGATTTCACCTCGGGCAATGTAGGTCACAACCTTGTGGTTGGCATGGATCTAACCCAAGAAGAGTACGTTCGCTACCAAATGCTACAAATTGACGACAGCGCCGCCAATGTGGATTTATACAACCCAGTAACTGATGATCCATACAACGGCTCTATTACACGCACGGGTGGCAAACAAACGGGGACATTTGATGCCATTTCCTTATATGCCAATGACACCCTCACCTTCACACCAAAGTGGATGCTGACTCTTGGTGTACGGATAGAAGATTACGAACAAGAGTATTCACAAAATTATTCGTCGACTAACCGAGATGGCAGCGTCACCGCCCCGTTTACGTATGACGCTAACGACACCCTGATTAGCTGGAATGCCGCCATCACTTATAAGCCAGCTGAGAATGGAAGCATTTACTTGGGTGTGGGCAACGCACAAACGCCATTAGGCAGTAATTTAACCTTGAGCTCCGATGAACAAGACCTTGATGCGGAAGAAGATCAAGTCGTTGAATTAGGAACCAAGTGGGAATTATTCAATGACAAAGTGCTCGCAAACGCTGCCTTATTCCGCTCAGTCAAAACAAATGCTTCCACAACTGATGTCGACAATGATGATGTTATCGTCTTAGAGGGAGAGCAAATTGTTCAAGGCTTAGAGCTTGGTATTAACGGCGCTATCACCGACCAATGGGCAATCATTGCCAATTACACTTATACAGACAGTGAAATCACCGAATCAGGTGACCCTACCGAGGAAGGCGAAGTTATCTATAACACGCCCGAGCACAGCGCTAGCCTTTGGACGACTTACCAACTAGATCGCGCATGGCAAGTAGGTGGCGGATTGCAATATATAGGTGACTATCAAAATGGCAGTACCACTGAGCTAGATGCGGTGACTCTGGTCAACGCAACAGCTTCTTTTCAAGCCACCAAAAACCTTAAATTACAGCTCAACGCTAACAACCTGACAGATGAAAAGTATCTGCTTAAACCACGTGGTAGTCGAGGTGTGCCCGGAACAGGGAAGAGCGTGACAGTGACTGCTAGCCTAGAGTTCTAA
- a CDS encoding MOSC domain-containing protein, which yields MKLVSINRAQKQSIEFSGQRVETGLFKAPVSETVFLGTLGIEGDVIVDTSVHGGVDQAVYLYSLEDYQWWTEKLARELPPGMFGENLTTAGIDLRTLVIGDRLMIGNVILEISAPRTPCFKLAVRMGDKHFAKQFVSASRPGAYARVLREGDICAGDPVMLVKTTADYAGVVEVFDLWHEKQRCPQLIYKALESPISAYHRSVIQGWSVVGE from the coding sequence ATGAAGCTAGTTTCCATTAATCGAGCACAAAAACAAAGTATAGAGTTTTCTGGTCAACGCGTTGAAACAGGCCTTTTTAAAGCGCCAGTAAGTGAAACTGTGTTTCTGGGCACATTGGGTATTGAGGGGGATGTCATTGTTGATACCAGTGTTCATGGCGGAGTCGATCAAGCTGTCTATTTGTATAGTTTGGAAGACTATCAGTGGTGGACTGAAAAATTAGCGAGAGAACTGCCGCCGGGCATGTTTGGCGAAAATTTAACCACAGCGGGTATAGACTTACGCACTCTTGTTATTGGCGATCGTTTAATGATTGGCAATGTCATCTTAGAAATATCTGCGCCACGCACCCCCTGCTTTAAGCTTGCAGTGAGGATGGGCGATAAGCACTTTGCCAAACAATTTGTATCGGCTTCGCGACCGGGAGCTTACGCGCGGGTATTGAGAGAGGGGGATATTTGTGCGGGAGACCCTGTGATGTTGGTAAAAACCACCGCGGATTACGCGGGGGTCGTTGAGGTATTTGATCTTTGGCATGAAAAGCAGCGATGTCCGCAATTAATTTACAAGGCTCTGGAATCCCCCATTTCTGCCTATCACCGGAGCGTAATACAGGGCTGGTCAGTCGTAGGAGAGTGA
- a CDS encoding enoyl-CoA hydratase-related protein — protein sequence MINDIGPVHSRRHGRVLHIILSRPALKNAINEEMVTSLYRCLRDAAQDDSVGAVVLEGAGDAFSSGADIKNLALGLEHTRKYSTEVLLRVGAEAAMLLHEMPKPTIAMIRGPAVGGGLSLALACDFRLADDTATLGYAHTKIGLSGDFAAAYFLSKWMGAGKAREFCLLCPTYSAQEAFNNGLLSKVCDAQALCSEVESLATRLADGPTNALGCIKNNLKNAEELSCESYIAEEIKNFQRCRNSDEHREALAAFLEKRDPVLPRSKVAG from the coding sequence ATGATTAATGACATTGGTCCCGTACACTCCCGTCGTCACGGCAGAGTTCTGCATATTATATTAAGTCGCCCAGCTTTAAAAAATGCAATAAATGAGGAGATGGTAACGTCTTTGTACCGCTGTTTACGTGATGCCGCGCAAGATGATTCTGTTGGCGCGGTGGTGTTGGAAGGTGCCGGTGATGCCTTTAGTTCTGGTGCAGATATTAAGAATTTGGCCTTGGGGCTTGAGCACACTCGTAAATATTCCACAGAGGTATTACTCCGGGTGGGCGCTGAAGCCGCGATGTTGTTACATGAAATGCCCAAACCTACTATTGCAATGATACGTGGCCCCGCTGTTGGTGGTGGTTTGTCATTGGCCTTGGCCTGTGATTTTAGGTTAGCTGACGATACCGCAACCTTGGGATATGCTCATACAAAAATTGGCCTGTCTGGTGACTTTGCCGCAGCTTATTTCTTGAGTAAATGGATGGGCGCGGGTAAAGCGCGTGAATTTTGTTTGTTATGCCCAACGTATAGCGCACAAGAAGCTTTTAATAATGGTCTTTTAAGTAAGGTCTGTGATGCGCAAGCACTGTGCTCAGAAGTAGAAAGTCTTGCAACTAGGCTAGCTGATGGACCTACCAATGCCCTAGGGTGTATTAAAAACAATCTTAAAAATGCTGAAGAACTTAGCTGTGAAAGCTATATTGCCGAAGAAATTAAAAACTTTCAGCGCTGCCGAAATAGTGATGAGCATCGTGAAGCGCTAGCGGCTTTTTTAGAAAAGCGTGATCCGGTTCTTCCTCGTTCAAAAGTAGCGGGTTAA
- the pbpG gene encoding D-alanyl-D-alanine endopeptidase, which translates to MVMMRIMTIILATLMLSPFVMAEKISRNPANLQLASVSAVVVDADSGELIYQKYSDIVKPIASLTKVMTAMVVLDSKQSLREMIRFSQEDRKAINNYYSRIRVDSELPRGEVLRIALMSSENLAAASLGRNFPGGMTAFVAKMNAKAKQLGMKNTQFVDSSGLSHFNVSTAADMAKLLAAAANYPEIEAYSTTSTHTANFRRPVYRLAYVNTNSLVRYKRWDVDVSKTGYLNEAGRCLVMKANVDGRDLLFVMLDSFGKTSPIGDAGRIKRWLASGKGGSVATAAQHYQKKKVSEYLAQRTTASIH; encoded by the coding sequence ATGGTGATGATGAGAATAATGACAATAATCCTGGCGACGCTAATGCTGTCGCCCTTTGTAATGGCTGAGAAAATCAGTCGTAACCCCGCAAATTTACAGCTTGCTTCAGTGAGCGCCGTTGTCGTAGATGCGGATAGCGGCGAGCTTATCTACCAGAAATATTCAGATATCGTTAAACCCATTGCGTCGCTGACCAAAGTTATGACAGCAATGGTAGTGTTAGATTCTAAGCAGTCGCTACGAGAAATGATTCGTTTTTCTCAGGAAGACCGCAAAGCAATCAATAATTATTACTCTCGTATTCGGGTAGATTCTGAATTGCCGCGGGGTGAGGTATTACGTATTGCGTTGATGTCTTCGGAAAACCTTGCTGCAGCATCTCTAGGCAGAAACTTCCCGGGTGGAATGACAGCATTTGTAGCAAAAATGAATGCTAAGGCAAAACAGTTGGGAATGAAGAATACGCAATTTGTTGATAGCAGCGGTCTCTCACATTTCAATGTGTCCACTGCGGCTGATATGGCTAAGTTATTGGCGGCAGCTGCCAATTACCCTGAAATTGAAGCTTACTCAACTACATCAACCCACACGGCTAATTTCCGCCGGCCGGTTTATCGTCTTGCATACGTCAATACCAATTCACTGGTACGTTATAAGCGTTGGGATGTCGATGTATCTAAAACAGGCTACCTCAATGAGGCGGGACGTTGCTTGGTTATGAAAGCCAATGTTGATGGCAGAGATTTGCTTTTTGTGATGCTTGATTCTTTTGGAAAAACCAGCCCAATTGGTGATGCGGGTCGAATAAAACGCTGGCTGGCATCGGGTAAAGGTGGCAGCGTGGCTACTGCAGCGCAGCATTACCAAAAAAAGAAGGTGTCTGAATACCTAGCTCAACGGACAACAGCAAGTATTCATTAA
- a CDS encoding Fe2+-dependent dioxygenase — MLIKIPALLSKNEVAHCRSILEAANWVDGKVTAGYQSARNKNNIQLEENSEASQQLGDIILSALANNNLFMSAALPLKIFPPLFNCYQGGHSFGVHVDNAIRQVKGTAVKVRTDLSMTLFFSEPDEYDGGELIIEDTYGTQSVKLAAGDMILYPSTSLHRVTPVTRGRRLASFFWLQSMVASDEKRSLLYDMDMSIQNLSQGNEDHPAIIQLTGVYHNLLRQWAQT, encoded by the coding sequence ATGTTAATTAAGATCCCCGCCCTACTCAGTAAAAATGAGGTCGCACATTGTCGTAGCATTTTAGAAGCGGCAAATTGGGTCGATGGCAAAGTCACGGCTGGTTACCAATCCGCTAGAAATAAAAACAATATTCAACTAGAAGAAAATTCCGAGGCATCCCAGCAGCTAGGGGATATCATTCTATCTGCTCTAGCCAACAACAATTTATTTATGTCTGCAGCGCTACCCCTTAAAATTTTCCCTCCGCTGTTTAACTGTTATCAGGGTGGCCATTCTTTTGGCGTGCATGTCGACAATGCCATTCGCCAAGTAAAAGGGACTGCTGTAAAGGTTAGAACGGACTTGTCGATGACCTTATTTTTTTCCGAGCCCGATGAATATGATGGCGGCGAACTTATCATTGAAGACACCTACGGCACACAAAGTGTGAAACTCGCTGCGGGCGATATGATTCTGTATCCATCAACCAGCTTACACAGGGTCACACCCGTCACTAGAGGGCGACGCCTAGCTTCATTTTTTTGGCTACAAAGCATGGTGGCCAGCGACGAAAAACGCAGTTTGCTATACGATATGGATATGAGTATTCAAAATTTGAGTCAAGGTAATGAAGATCACCCCGCGATTATTCAGCTCACAGGGGTTTATCACAATTTATTAAGACAGTGGGCGCAAACCTAA
- a CDS encoding PaaI family thioesterase, translated as MLDVNPVYFPDVESTEWMAMPMPPGDSFDARLDPFQLRKVANGKAEALFDTNTGCQNAQNGFHGGYLAVRAEQVIYLPLFVNRSVAFGRVVTIDLTLQYVAGGTIGLPLLAEVELIHETGRMGFTRGVLKQDDRVLTSFTATLRKLPES; from the coding sequence ATGCTTGATGTAAACCCAGTGTACTTTCCTGATGTCGAATCTACAGAGTGGATGGCCATGCCGATGCCCCCTGGAGATAGTTTCGATGCTCGCCTAGATCCCTTTCAGCTTCGAAAAGTGGCAAACGGAAAGGCTGAGGCTTTGTTTGACACCAATACGGGGTGTCAAAATGCTCAGAATGGTTTTCATGGTGGTTATTTAGCTGTTAGGGCGGAGCAAGTTATTTATCTGCCACTTTTTGTTAATCGCAGTGTTGCCTTTGGTCGTGTGGTTACCATTGATTTGACCTTGCAGTATGTTGCTGGTGGTACGATTGGTTTACCTTTACTTGCTGAGGTTGAACTAATTCACGAAACGGGGCGTATGGGTTTTACTCGGGGCGTGCTTAAGCAAGATGATAGGGTGTTGACGAGTTTTACGGCGACACTCCGAAAACTCCCAGAGTCTTGA
- a CDS encoding 2-isopropylmalate synthase — protein MSKDRLIIFDTTLRDGEQSPGASMTRDEKVRIAKMLEKMGVDVIEAGFAIASVGDFESVRAVADAVKNSTVCSLARTGAEDIDRAAEALRSAESGRIHTFIATSPIHMEYKLRMAPDNVVERAVAAVKHARNLVADVEFSCEDASRSEYDFMCRIIEQVIDAGARTINLPDTVGYGEPGEYGEMVSRLMNAIPNADKAVFSVHCHNDLGLAVANSLSAVMHGARQVECTINGLGERAGNASLEELVMAVRTRADIFPVEVSVDATQIVPTSRLVSSITGFPVQPNKAIVGANAFAHESGIHQDGVLKYRETYEIMRAEDVGWNANKLVLGKHSGRAAFKARLEELGISLDNQAALNLAFTRFKELADKKHEIFDEDLQALMSDVQPEESDVKYRFIGLEAVSKTGLKPRADIELAVDNTPQQASAEGDGPVDAAFKATEMLVNSGANLLLYSVNAITSGTDSQGEVQVRLEKDGTIVNGNGADTDIIIASVKAYLDALNLLEAGVLKAHPQRGI, from the coding sequence ATGTCTAAAGATCGTCTAATTATTTTTGATACCACGCTGCGTGACGGAGAGCAAAGTCCTGGTGCATCGATGACGCGGGATGAAAAAGTGCGTATCGCAAAAATGCTGGAAAAAATGGGCGTAGATGTTATTGAGGCAGGCTTTGCTATCGCTAGCGTGGGTGATTTTGAGTCGGTACGGGCGGTTGCAGATGCTGTTAAGAATAGTACGGTGTGCAGTCTAGCGCGGACAGGAGCAGAAGATATTGATCGCGCGGCGGAGGCCTTGCGCTCGGCTGAGTCTGGGCGTATCCACACGTTTATCGCTACATCGCCCATTCATATGGAATATAAGCTGCGGATGGCGCCAGATAATGTCGTCGAGCGGGCTGTGGCAGCCGTAAAGCATGCTCGTAATTTAGTGGCAGATGTGGAGTTTTCCTGTGAGGACGCATCACGATCAGAATATGATTTTATGTGTCGAATCATTGAGCAAGTCATTGATGCTGGCGCCCGGACAATAAATTTGCCCGATACGGTAGGTTATGGCGAACCTGGTGAGTATGGTGAGATGGTTTCGCGGCTCATGAACGCGATCCCTAATGCGGACAAAGCTGTTTTTTCGGTGCACTGTCACAATGATCTAGGTTTAGCCGTAGCCAACTCGCTCTCGGCGGTAATGCATGGCGCTCGTCAGGTTGAATGTACTATTAATGGCTTGGGTGAGCGCGCGGGTAATGCCTCTTTAGAAGAACTGGTTATGGCCGTGCGCACACGGGCTGATATTTTCCCCGTAGAAGTGAGTGTTGATGCCACTCAAATAGTGCCTACATCGCGGTTGGTGTCCTCTATTACAGGTTTTCCTGTTCAGCCAAATAAAGCCATTGTTGGCGCCAATGCCTTTGCTCATGAGTCGGGTATTCACCAAGACGGTGTTTTAAAATACCGTGAAACCTATGAAATTATGCGTGCTGAAGATGTGGGCTGGAACGCGAATAAACTAGTGTTGGGTAAACATTCTGGCCGAGCCGCCTTTAAGGCAAGGTTAGAAGAGCTCGGCATTAGCTTGGACAATCAAGCCGCGTTGAATTTAGCATTCACTCGATTCAAAGAATTGGCTGATAAAAAGCACGAAATCTTTGACGAAGATCTACAAGCGCTGATGAGTGATGTTCAGCCTGAAGAGAGTGACGTGAAATACCGTTTTATTGGTTTAGAGGCGGTGTCCAAGACAGGGTTAAAACCCCGCGCTGATATTGAGTTAGCGGTTGATAATACGCCGCAGCAGGCATCAGCAGAGGGCGATGGTCCCGTTGATGCGGCGTTTAAGGCAACGGAAATGTTGGTAAATAGCGGCGCGAATCTCTTGCTGTACTCTGTGAACGCCATTACCAGCGGCACCGATTCGCAAGGAGAGGTTCAGGTTCGTTTAGAGAAAGACGGTACCATTGTGAATGGTAATGGTGCTGATACCGATATCATCATTGCCTCGGTGAAGGCCTATTTAGATGCCTTGAACCTTTTGGAGGCGGGAGTGCTTAAAGCCCACCCGCAACGAGGTATCTAA
- the rimI gene encoding ribosomal protein S18-alanine N-acetyltransferase, whose amino-acid sequence MPRVAMLGIQHLEQCLLIETRSDPHPWGRTNWLRSLRDDHCLGYWRDTDLVAISAYSLVLDEVSLLNIVVDNSSRGNGVGRQLLTEGLEWMQQFGGQRCLLEVRLSNIVARTLYKKLGFAEDGIRKKYYPLGEGHEDAVLMSADLPLI is encoded by the coding sequence ATGCCACGTGTCGCGATGCTCGGTATTCAACACCTTGAGCAATGTTTATTAATAGAGACTCGGTCTGATCCACACCCTTGGGGGCGGACTAACTGGTTGCGCAGCCTTCGCGACGATCATTGTCTAGGCTATTGGCGAGATACTGATTTAGTGGCGATCAGTGCTTATAGCCTCGTTTTGGACGAGGTAAGTTTGTTAAATATTGTGGTCGACAATAGTAGTCGTGGCAACGGCGTTGGACGCCAGTTATTAACAGAAGGCTTGGAATGGATGCAGCAGTTTGGTGGTCAGCGCTGTTTACTTGAAGTGCGGTTATCCAATATAGTCGCGCGAACTTTATATAAAAAATTGGGGTTTGCTGAGGACGGCATCCGCAAGAAATATTATCCATTGGGTGAAGGCCATGAAGATGCGGTGTTAATGTCTGCCGATCTTCCGCTTATATAA
- a CDS encoding AraC family transcriptional regulator: protein MDVKIVQFQETKVAALEYLGPPSGEHEAVLQLIAWRKQYGYPPSPEHRSYGIHYNNPQQVALEKYRVDLCVSVGGDVESNAFGVVNKIIPSCRCAVVRHVGSRNHVSAAQYLYEQWLPKSKEQLGNFPLFFHYVNVGLDIPEQDMLTDVYLPIA from the coding sequence ATGGACGTTAAAATTGTTCAATTTCAAGAAACAAAAGTGGCCGCCCTTGAATATTTAGGGCCACCATCAGGTGAGCATGAGGCGGTACTGCAATTGATTGCTTGGCGAAAGCAATATGGTTATCCACCGTCGCCTGAGCACCGTAGCTACGGAATACATTATAACAACCCTCAACAAGTCGCTTTAGAAAAATACCGTGTCGATCTCTGTGTATCGGTAGGCGGTGATGTTGAATCGAATGCGTTTGGCGTCGTAAACAAAATTATTCCCTCCTGCCGCTGCGCTGTTGTACGGCATGTCGGCTCTCGTAATCATGTCAGTGCTGCCCAGTATTTGTATGAACAATGGTTGCCGAAGAGCAAGGAACAGCTAGGCAATTTCCCGCTGTTTTTTCATTATGTAAATGTCGGCTTGGATATTCCCGAGCAAGATATGTTGACTGACGTATATCTACCTATCGCTTAA
- a CDS encoding DUF1456 family protein — MVNNDVLRRVRYIFDFNDSKMMAIFGLADHHVSREEVSAWLKKEGDEGYEDCSDLLLAVFLNGLIIDMRGQKEGEKPIPEKRLTNNMIFMKLKIALSLKAEDVMAILALADFNISKHELSAFFRKPDHKHYRDCKDQILRNFLKGLQIKHRATDSEE; from the coding sequence ATGGTAAATAATGATGTCTTGCGCCGAGTGCGTTACATCTTTGATTTTAATGATTCAAAAATGATGGCTATTTTTGGTTTAGCTGACCACCATGTTTCTCGTGAAGAGGTGAGTGCATGGCTTAAAAAAGAGGGCGATGAAGGTTACGAAGACTGTAGTGATTTACTTTTAGCAGTGTTTTTAAATGGTTTGATTATTGATATGCGTGGGCAAAAGGAGGGGGAGAAACCTATTCCTGAAAAACGCCTGACCAATAATATGATTTTTATGAAATTGAAAATTGCCTTAAGTTTGAAAGCAGAAGATGTCATGGCGATATTGGCACTTGCGGATTTTAACATCAGCAAACACGAGTTAAGCGCGTTTTTTCGCAAACCAGATCACAAGCATTATCGTGACTGTAAAGATCAGATCCTGCGCAATTTTTTAAAGGGCTTGCAGATAAAGCATCGCGCTACTGATAGCGAGGAGTAG
- the ylqF gene encoding ribosome biogenesis GTPase YlqF: MAIQWYPGHMHKAQKAIADMLPQVDLLIEVLDARIPSSSENPAIAKLRGDKPCIKVLSKADLADPKITAQWQAYFERERDVKTIATTTDEPLKIKQLIELCRTMFPAKDASLKTINTMIVGIPNVGKSTIINILADRIIAKTGNEPAVTKSQQRINLGSGIVLFDTPGILWPKIENPNSSYRLAVTGAIKNTAMEYDDVGFFAAEYLVKAYPQLLKARFQLETMPDTELAFLEAAALRRGALSGGGRINFHKICELLINELRAGIVGRISLETPDMIEAEIKAVAEEKAKKEANNLARKRRFKEGSRRSDR; the protein is encoded by the coding sequence ATGGCGATTCAGTGGTATCCGGGGCATATGCATAAAGCGCAGAAGGCGATTGCTGACATGCTGCCCCAGGTTGACCTGTTAATCGAGGTGTTAGACGCTCGTATTCCTAGTTCTAGTGAAAACCCTGCTATTGCGAAATTACGCGGTGATAAGCCCTGTATCAAAGTATTAAGCAAGGCAGATCTAGCAGACCCTAAAATAACGGCTCAGTGGCAGGCGTATTTCGAACGTGAACGCGATGTTAAAACCATTGCAACCACGACGGATGAACCGCTTAAAATAAAACAGTTGATTGAACTGTGTCGAACCATGTTTCCCGCTAAAGATGCCAGCCTAAAAACAATCAATACCATGATTGTTGGTATTCCCAATGTGGGTAAGTCCACCATAATCAATATTCTTGCTGACCGGATTATAGCTAAAACCGGTAATGAGCCTGCTGTAACCAAGAGTCAGCAGCGCATCAACTTGGGTAGTGGCATTGTTTTGTTTGATACACCGGGTATTTTGTGGCCTAAGATAGAAAACCCCAATAGCAGTTACCGATTGGCAGTGACCGGCGCGATTAAGAATACCGCGATGGAATATGACGATGTGGGTTTTTTTGCAGCGGAGTATCTTGTAAAAGCTTATCCTCAGTTATTAAAAGCGCGGTTTCAATTAGAGACTATGCCGGATACCGAATTGGCTTTTTTAGAAGCGGCTGCATTGCGGCGCGGTGCGCTGAGTGGCGGTGGGCGAATTAATTTTCATAAAATATGTGAGCTCTTAATAAATGAGTTGCGTGCAGGTATCGTTGGTCGGATTAGTCTTGAAACGCCCGATATGATTGAGGCTGAAATCAAGGCTGTGGCCGAAGAGAAAGCAAAAAAAGAAGCCAATAACCTGGCCAGAAAACGTCGCTTTAAAGAAGGTAGTCGTCGTTCAGACAGATAA